One part of the Paraglaciecola sp. L3A3 genome encodes these proteins:
- a CDS encoding glycosyltransferase family A protein — MKIAIVTPLKNEIKNLPLLIEKVTNQNIEVEHWVIVENGSDDGSKEFLEKITSLPNVKHLTVLNFTLPVEKYELGIKYATVVNQGFEYLSKNNYLEAIDFVGILDADCFPDENYYQELTTFMNNSTEIGISSGLAYSLDGKYDGKSRDWVRGNCRLWKQQCFLEAGYFVGPSADALSVCKAELKGWKSIPMQTLSYKCRDVGENVNYSYYGYSAYYRGIPPAYAFLKAFKYLLQGSVGNFTGYFKGYFGAWYNKKPRINDSEILEYFSNYYAKKLKS, encoded by the coding sequence ATGAAAATTGCTATAGTGACTCCGTTAAAAAACGAAATTAAAAATTTACCGCTTTTAATTGAAAAAGTAACAAACCAAAACATTGAGGTTGAACATTGGGTGATCGTTGAAAATGGCAGTGATGATGGCTCAAAAGAGTTTTTAGAAAAAATTACCTCACTACCAAATGTTAAACATTTAACCGTGTTAAATTTTACTCTACCTGTCGAAAAATATGAGTTAGGTATTAAGTACGCCACAGTAGTTAATCAAGGATTTGAGTATTTATCAAAAAACAATTACTTAGAAGCGATTGATTTTGTCGGCATATTAGACGCAGATTGTTTTCCTGATGAGAATTATTATCAAGAATTAACGACATTTATGAATAATTCTACAGAAATTGGCATCTCAAGCGGCCTAGCGTACAGTTTAGATGGCAAATATGATGGGAAAAGTAGGGACTGGGTAAGAGGAAATTGTCGATTGTGGAAACAACAGTGCTTTTTAGAAGCAGGTTATTTTGTTGGCCCTTCGGCCGATGCTCTGTCTGTTTGTAAAGCGGAGCTGAAAGGTTGGAAGTCGATCCCCATGCAGACATTGTCTTATAAGTGTAGGGATGTAGGCGAAAATGTAAATTATTCTTATTATGGATACTCAGCATATTATAGAGGTATTCCTCCTGCTTATGCTTTTTTAAAAGCGTTTAAATATTTATTACAAGGTAGTGTTGGTAACTTCACTGGGTATTTTAAAGGTTATTTTGGCGCCTGGTATAATAAAAAACCCCGTATCAACGATTCCGAAATTCTAGAATATTTCTCTAATTATTATGCGAAGAAATTAAAGTCTTAA
- a CDS encoding O-antigen ligase family protein — MEGNTINFTASQIKVFLLFTIFIIGNVKPGIGAILLIGFPFLFGKYYLAKVSFNRVFLLAVLLCAYTIIFCVKPSLDNPILYLEEIVKHVGWIALAIIGARLKESEFRLFYKVFIISILISLPLIFILPIRFRAYFVHSNHLAYFTILPLIYYLTIEHFPRRWLYIGALFFICLITVSSGGVFSFLLVLMIFLLIQNFSIKYLFIFVACALPLFYFSGIYDAFYFKIASVNFDEITQKSSRLSFGDESSLVWRMTYWLTLYNQFMNTVDTFTLMFGEGVKTMSAGNYLYYFMTRDPHNDYLRLFIERGAIGAAIYIFILAKMIFTTKAKLLLSLGLFIPMISGNIIVSFPYYFAFILYVSMLSNLNTPPKRKVN; from the coding sequence ATGGAGGGGAATACTATTAATTTTACAGCTAGCCAAATAAAGGTTTTTCTTCTCTTTACCATTTTTATTATCGGCAATGTAAAGCCAGGGATCGGTGCGATCTTATTAATTGGTTTTCCTTTTCTATTTGGTAAATATTATTTAGCCAAAGTTTCTTTTAATCGAGTATTTTTGCTTGCTGTACTGTTGTGCGCCTATACCATTATCTTTTGTGTTAAACCTAGTTTAGATAACCCGATTTTATATCTAGAGGAAATTGTAAAACATGTAGGTTGGATCGCTTTAGCTATTATTGGCGCCAGGCTAAAAGAGTCAGAATTTCGACTTTTTTATAAAGTGTTTATTATTTCTATTTTAATTTCTTTGCCATTAATCTTTATACTACCGATTCGATTTCGTGCCTATTTTGTTCATTCTAATCATTTAGCTTATTTCACTATTCTTCCACTCATCTACTATTTGACTATCGAACACTTTCCCCGAAGGTGGCTATATATCGGGGCCTTGTTTTTCATTTGTCTTATCACTGTAAGTTCAGGTGGCGTATTTTCATTTTTACTAGTACTCATGATATTTCTGCTTATACAAAACTTTTCAATTAAATATCTATTTATATTTGTTGCTTGTGCACTCCCTTTATTTTACTTTTCTGGCATTTATGATGCTTTTTACTTCAAAATTGCTTCTGTTAATTTTGATGAAATAACGCAAAAATCGTCAAGACTTTCTTTTGGTGACGAAAGTAGTTTGGTCTGGCGGATGACATACTGGCTAACCTTATACAATCAGTTTATGAACACAGTAGACACTTTTACTTTAATGTTTGGTGAAGGGGTAAAAACCATGAGTGCCGGCAACTATTTATACTACTTTATGACTCGTGACCCTCACAATGATTACCTCAGATTATTTATTGAAAGAGGTGCCATTGGCGCTGCAATATATATATTCATATTGGCAAAAATGATATTTACGACAAAAGCTAAGTTATTACTCTCATTAGGCCTATTTATTCCAATGATATCGGGAAATATTATTGTTAGTTTCCCTTATTATTTTGCATTTATTCTGTATGTATCAATGCTATCAAATCTAAACACTCCCCCAAAACGTAAGGTGAATTAG
- the murB gene encoding UDP-N-acetylmuramate dehydrogenase: MLPNDKFEADFAMNKISKWKTGGKVRYFKEVNTAEELASTLAYVRKNNLNWAIVGRMSNILFTDEYMDGVVIKLGKGFTFFTYNQNIVTVGAATYSPSFVRSCVAQGLAGIEHIVGVPASLGGIVTMNGGSCRKSVSEHITTVKSIDFDGNTIIRNNEQCEFGYRESIFKYKREIITECSFELTSADKKELRKTCLNTLRSRRLKFPLKKPNCGSVFKSSPTMYAEIGPPGLVIEKCGLKGNQIGGAQINPLHANFITNEGAAKSQDILDLMKLCIDTVLTETGHTLIPEVRFVDKNLNIKNIEL, translated from the coding sequence ATGTTACCGAACGACAAATTTGAAGCTGATTTCGCTATGAACAAAATCAGCAAGTGGAAAACAGGTGGTAAGGTACGTTACTTTAAAGAAGTGAACACCGCAGAGGAACTTGCTTCAACTTTAGCTTATGTACGAAAAAATAATCTGAACTGGGCTATTGTTGGCCGTATGTCGAATATACTGTTCACCGACGAATACATGGATGGCGTAGTTATCAAGCTGGGTAAAGGGTTTACATTCTTTACCTACAATCAGAATATCGTAACAGTTGGGGCTGCTACTTATTCACCTTCTTTTGTCCGTTCATGTGTTGCACAAGGTCTAGCAGGAATTGAACATATTGTCGGCGTACCGGCCAGTTTAGGGGGCATAGTTACGATGAATGGTGGCAGTTGTCGAAAGTCAGTTTCTGAACATATCACCACAGTTAAAAGCATTGATTTTGATGGTAATACGATTATACGCAATAACGAACAATGCGAATTTGGTTATCGAGAAAGCATATTTAAATATAAGCGAGAGATAATTACCGAATGTAGCTTTGAATTAACCTCTGCAGACAAAAAAGAATTAAGGAAAACGTGTCTGAATACTTTACGTTCTAGAAGACTTAAATTCCCTTTAAAAAAACCAAACTGCGGCTCAGTGTTTAAGAGTTCGCCTACCATGTACGCAGAGATTGGACCGCCAGGTTTAGTGATAGAAAAATGTGGGTTAAAGGGAAATCAAATTGGAGGAGCACAAATCAACCCCTTGCATGCTAACTTTATTACAAATGAAGGTGCAGCAAAAAGCCAAGATATTTTAGATTTGATGAAATTGTGTATTGATACTGTACTGACCGAAACAGGTCATACTTTAATACCCGAGGTGCGATTTGTGGATAAAAACCTAAATATAAAAAATATTGAATTGTAA
- a CDS encoding polysaccharide biosynthesis C-terminal domain-containing protein, with amino-acid sequence MASFTQDLLSVLKSKVTVLLCGVFTSIITARYLGAAGSGELATLIVIPDLLMIVGSLGIRQSAAFFIGKEKYSDEKIFSNVLGMWLITSLLCMLMSWVFLRYVTNSTFSTTLILLALLPIPFALLSTYSSGVFLGKNKIKDFNSVNWIPNVVQLASYVLLIMLIPLGIEGALIGRALGYIIVIYFIWRKLTAIVPIKFSFDLKVIKELLALGGIYAISLIIINFNYKIDVILLEKFSTLHEVGIYTKGAVIVEKLWEIPSLLGAIIFARSATAKNSKLFSYKVAQLLRICFVVIFIACIVFFVFSELIMTTMYGDEFLASSQVQRILLPGIFFMTILKVLNMDLAGRGKPWLALYAMLPSLVVNIALNWLWDEKYGANGAAAASMISYTVSAILFLIVYSRSVGISIKEIFRYSTEDFILVKQKILKR; translated from the coding sequence TTGGCATCCTTTACTCAAGATTTACTTTCCGTATTAAAAAGCAAAGTCACAGTTTTATTATGTGGGGTGTTCACTAGTATTATAACTGCTAGGTATTTAGGGGCTGCCGGCAGTGGTGAATTAGCTACCTTAATTGTGATACCCGACCTACTCATGATCGTTGGCTCGTTGGGTATTAGGCAATCAGCTGCCTTTTTTATCGGTAAAGAAAAATACTCGGATGAAAAAATATTCTCGAATGTTTTAGGGATGTGGCTTATAACAAGCCTTTTATGTATGTTAATGAGTTGGGTATTTTTACGCTATGTTACTAACTCAACATTTTCTACTACGTTAATCCTACTGGCATTATTACCTATTCCTTTTGCTTTGCTCAGTACATATAGCTCTGGCGTGTTTCTCGGCAAGAACAAAATAAAAGATTTTAATTCAGTCAATTGGATACCCAACGTAGTACAGCTAGCAAGTTACGTGTTATTAATTATGCTAATTCCCTTAGGAATAGAAGGCGCTTTAATAGGCCGCGCCTTGGGCTACATAATTGTGATTTATTTCATTTGGCGAAAATTGACCGCCATAGTTCCGATAAAATTTAGTTTTGATTTAAAAGTCATTAAAGAGCTATTAGCATTGGGGGGGATCTATGCTATTAGTCTAATCATTATTAACTTCAATTATAAAATTGACGTTATCTTATTAGAAAAATTCTCAACACTACATGAAGTGGGTATTTATACTAAAGGGGCAGTGATTGTAGAAAAACTATGGGAAATTCCCTCTTTGTTAGGAGCTATTATTTTTGCCAGAAGTGCAACTGCCAAAAATAGTAAATTATTCTCATATAAAGTCGCGCAACTATTACGTATCTGTTTCGTTGTTATATTTATAGCTTGTATTGTTTTTTTCGTATTCTCAGAGTTAATCATGACCACCATGTACGGAGATGAGTTTTTGGCAAGCTCGCAAGTCCAAAGAATTTTACTACCTGGTATCTTTTTTATGACAATTCTTAAAGTCTTGAACATGGACTTGGCTGGGCGAGGTAAACCTTGGTTAGCCTTATATGCCATGTTGCCATCCTTAGTAGTGAATATAGCGCTGAATTGGTTATGGGACGAAAAATATGGGGCCAATGGAGCCGCAGCTGCATCAATGATTAGTTATACAGTCAGTGCCATATTATTTCTCATTGTGTATTCAAGAAGTGTAGGCATTTCAATCAAAGAGATATTTCGTTACAGCACTGAAGATTTTATCCTTGTAAAACAAAAAATACTTAAGCGGTAA
- a CDS encoding glycosyltransferase — protein sequence MQQPVLVSIVSAYYNRQDWVDNTIESLINQTYSNIEIIIFDDASTDDTYEKLHAYAEKDKRIKLIRFAQNKGFVLGMIEAIAMCQGEYIAIQGSGDISFPERIAKQADILAANPKIGLVGSLRNVVNKSSLDKLYAFKNNSWVEGEAFSGDASKLILKKNLFSHGEVMFRKSVYDKCGGYREIFTFAQDRDLWIRMSKICQFHTIPEVLYERYFIEGAVSINPEKRLIQRLLSELAVQCGETETGNKDIVQKYGLQAPFFLKPSRRLSIDLSKMAIKWLNQNEIAAAKVFAVAACNQKPNLMCYLVLFMVTKLPLNISLLINKLMFKIHKLTI from the coding sequence ATGCAACAACCAGTATTAGTTTCAATTGTCTCAGCATATTACAATCGACAAGATTGGGTTGATAACACTATTGAAAGTCTTATTAATCAAACCTATTCAAATATTGAAATTATTATTTTTGATGATGCTTCAACTGACGATACCTATGAAAAATTACATGCCTATGCCGAAAAAGATAAACGCATAAAATTAATCAGATTCGCTCAAAATAAAGGTTTTGTTTTAGGGATGATAGAAGCAATAGCGATGTGCCAAGGTGAATACATTGCTATTCAGGGTTCTGGTGATATTTCATTTCCTGAGCGTATTGCCAAACAAGCAGATATATTAGCAGCCAACCCCAAAATTGGTTTAGTTGGTAGTCTACGTAATGTAGTCAACAAAAGCTCGCTTGATAAATTATACGCATTTAAAAATAATAGCTGGGTTGAAGGCGAAGCTTTTAGTGGTGATGCCTCAAAACTAATATTGAAAAAAAATCTATTTTCACATGGTGAAGTCATGTTTAGGAAATCGGTATATGATAAATGCGGAGGATATCGCGAAATATTTACTTTTGCTCAAGATAGAGATTTATGGATCAGAATGAGTAAAATCTGTCAATTTCACACTATCCCAGAAGTGCTATACGAAAGGTATTTCATCGAAGGTGCTGTTAGCATTAACCCAGAAAAAAGACTGATTCAACGCTTGTTATCAGAATTAGCCGTTCAGTGTGGCGAAACTGAAACAGGCAACAAAGATATAGTGCAAAAATATGGTTTGCAAGCCCCATTCTTTTTAAAACCGTCTAGACGGTTATCCATAGACTTGAGTAAAATGGCCATAAAGTGGCTAAACCAAAATGAAATCGCAGCAGCAAAAGTATTTGCAGTTGCTGCTTGCAATCAAAAACCCAATTTAATGTGTTATTTAGTGTTATTTATGGTAACCAAGCTACCACTTAACATTAGTTTATTAATCAATAAACTAATGTTTAAAATTCACAAATTGACCATTTGA
- a CDS encoding UDP-N-acetylglucosamine 1-carboxyvinyltransferase, whose product MSDNFTYKVKPSVVQGRVRLSGAKNSVLRLLAASILTEGDIELTNYPASLLDVQVHQKMLEVLGKKIVNIDDDKVKIIQQSPCSGELIWEGRSIRNTLLILGALVAKNGYGKVPLPGGCKLGERKYDLHVMLLENLGATVSEDGDYLVARAENGLVGNDIELPMRSTGATENSIICASLAQGKTTVWNPHIRPEIIDLINFLKGCGAKIEVFGQERIEIEGVSSLSANKHSVIIDNMEALTWVIAATITGGSLEIDNFPFIDLEVPLAFLKESGVRLYRFDDSAHVGKGNAYPIEISTGPYPGINSDMQPLFAVFGAMSKGTSKIVDLRFPGRYGYAEELAKMGVQSKVVGDMLEIKGGNPLTGETVNALDLRAGIALLLAGLVADGETTILNAWQIERGYNGIIEKLNACGVNIEKIYS is encoded by the coding sequence ATGAGTGACAATTTCACTTACAAAGTAAAGCCATCTGTTGTTCAAGGACGAGTCCGTCTTAGCGGAGCTAAAAACAGTGTACTTAGATTATTAGCAGCGTCAATTCTAACTGAAGGAGACATTGAGTTAACTAATTACCCAGCTAGCTTACTTGATGTTCAAGTCCATCAAAAAATGTTAGAAGTTCTAGGTAAAAAAATAGTCAATATAGACGACGATAAAGTTAAAATCATCCAACAGTCCCCATGCAGTGGTGAGTTAATTTGGGAAGGACGGTCTATTCGAAATACTTTATTAATCCTTGGTGCATTAGTTGCGAAAAATGGCTACGGTAAAGTGCCTCTACCAGGTGGTTGTAAATTAGGCGAACGTAAATACGACTTACATGTCATGCTACTCGAAAACCTTGGAGCAACAGTATCAGAAGATGGTGACTACTTGGTCGCTCGTGCTGAAAATGGATTAGTTGGAAACGATATCGAGTTACCAATGAGATCTACAGGCGCAACTGAAAACTCAATTATCTGCGCCTCTCTAGCTCAAGGCAAAACAACAGTTTGGAACCCGCATATACGCCCAGAAATTATTGACTTGATTAATTTCTTAAAAGGCTGTGGGGCAAAAATCGAAGTATTTGGTCAAGAGCGAATAGAAATCGAAGGAGTCAGTTCACTATCCGCCAATAAACACAGTGTTATTATTGACAACATGGAAGCCCTAACTTGGGTCATTGCTGCAACAATAACCGGTGGTAGTTTAGAAATAGATAATTTTCCATTTATCGACTTAGAAGTACCTTTAGCATTTTTAAAAGAAAGCGGCGTACGATTATATCGTTTTGATGATTCTGCCCATGTTGGTAAAGGCAATGCATACCCTATAGAAATTAGCACTGGGCCATACCCAGGAATCAACTCAGATATGCAACCACTTTTCGCAGTTTTCGGTGCAATGTCTAAAGGCACAAGCAAGATTGTAGACTTACGTTTTCCTGGTAGATATGGCTATGCCGAAGAGCTAGCAAAAATGGGAGTTCAAAGCAAAGTTGTCGGCGATATGTTAGAAATAAAAGGCGGTAATCCACTCACAGGTGAAACCGTTAATGCACTAGATCTAAGAGCTGGCATTGCACTGTTACTTGCAGGGCTAGTAGCAGACGGAGAAACCACCATATTGAATGCTTGGCAGATTGAAAGAGGTTACAACGGTATAATCGAAAAACTGAATGCTTGTGGTGTAAACATCGAAAAAATTTATAGCTAA
- a CDS encoding NAD-dependent epimerase has protein sequence MKYLVTGAAGFIGNFVAERLCEEGHEVVGLDNLNNYYDPALKLARLKRIEHYTNFTFIKMDLADREGIANLFSVEKFERVIHLAAQAGVRYSIENPLAYVDSNLVGFTTILEGCRHNDVKHLVYASSSSVYGANVKIPFSTDDVVDHPVSLYAATKKSNELMAHTYSHLYNLPTTGLRFFTVYGPWGRPDMAPFLFTKAINNKEPIKVFNNGKMQRDFTYIDDIVEGIIRIQAVIPTTKSSVTGTSSGSPLYKIFNIGNNEPVGLETFINCIENALGEKAIKKYMPMQDGDVVRTFADISDLEKSIGYKPATKLQDGVNEFVSWYKNFYK, from the coding sequence TTGAAATATTTAGTCACCGGTGCAGCTGGTTTTATTGGCAACTTTGTTGCTGAACGTTTATGTGAAGAAGGCCATGAAGTAGTGGGCTTAGATAATTTAAATAATTATTATGACCCAGCTCTAAAACTTGCTCGTTTAAAGAGAATTGAACATTATACAAATTTCACCTTTATAAAAATGGATTTAGCTGACAGAGAAGGCATTGCCAATCTGTTTTCAGTAGAAAAATTTGAACGAGTCATTCACTTAGCAGCACAAGCCGGAGTGAGATACTCCATTGAAAACCCTTTAGCATATGTTGACTCAAACCTAGTAGGTTTTACAACTATACTTGAAGGATGTCGTCATAATGATGTAAAACATTTAGTATATGCTTCATCCAGCTCAGTGTATGGCGCAAATGTCAAAATCCCATTTTCAACTGATGACGTAGTTGATCATCCTGTTTCTTTATATGCGGCAACAAAGAAATCGAATGAGCTAATGGCTCATACTTATAGTCACCTATATAATTTACCAACTACTGGGTTACGTTTTTTTACTGTTTACGGCCCTTGGGGCCGACCAGATATGGCACCATTTTTATTCACAAAGGCCATTAATAATAAAGAGCCTATAAAAGTATTTAACAATGGAAAAATGCAAAGAGACTTCACCTACATCGATGATATTGTTGAAGGAATAATTCGCATTCAAGCTGTTATCCCAACAACTAAAAGTAGTGTAACCGGAACGAGTTCAGGCTCACCTTTATATAAAATCTTTAATATTGGTAATAACGAACCTGTAGGGCTAGAGACTTTTATAAATTGTATTGAAAACGCACTCGGCGAAAAAGCAATTAAAAAGTATATGCCAATGCAAGATGGGGATGTTGTACGTACATTTGCTGATATTAGTGATTTAGAAAAGTCTATAGGCTATAAACCCGCTACTAAATTGCAAGATGGCGTAAATGAGTTCGTCAGTTGGTATAAAAATTTTTATAAATAA